The Oryzihumus leptocrescens sequence CCAGAGGTTGGCCAGGCCGGCCTCGAGCTCGCTCGCGGGGTGGAGCAGCAGGCTCAGGTCGCCCGCGTCGAGGCGCTGGAGGGCCGCCCCCGAGGTGAGCTGAGCGGTCATGCCTGACCTGCTGGTTACACAGTTGGCGGGGCGGGTGCCGGCGCTGGCAAGAGTGAAAGACACGTGGACTGTCTATCACCCTCCCGGGGTCCGTTCCTAGCCACCCTGAGCATGAAAACTCGGGAAAATCGGGCAAGCAGCTCGTGGTCAGGGCTCGGCAAAGTGTGAAAGTAGTTTCATGAACGTAACCATTGACCTCGGTTGCGAGCGCGCTCTACGTTGGCCGAAATTTCACCCAGCAGGGGAGTTCCCAATGCTTCGTAGGACCACCATCGCGGTCGTTGCCGCGGCCTGTGCGGCCGCCGGCCTGAGTGCTTGTTCCGGCAAGGTCGGCGGCAGTGCCGGCGGGTCAGGCAGTGACGGGATGATCGCCAGCCTGACCTTCCCGGCCGACGCGCCGACCACGATCGGCGGGCTGGTCAACTACAACCCGTTCGCGCCGACACCGCTGACCAGCACCTGGCTGTACGAGCCGCTGATGGTCCGCAACGGGCTCAGCTGCGACGTCACCCCCTGGCTCGCCACGGCATACAAGTGGGACGGCGCGACGAAGCTGACCTTCACCATCCGCGACGGCGTGAAGTTCAGCGACGGCAAGCCGCTGACCGCCCAGGACGTGGCCTTCACCTACAACCTGGGCAAGAAGTACCCGGCGGTGGACAAGGCCGGCCTGTGGAACGACACCTTCGGCGCCCCGGCGAAGTCGGTGACGGCGCAGGGCAACCAGGTCGTCATGGAGTTCACCGGTCCCGCCGCGGCGAAGTTCGACGACATCATCAAGGCGCCGATCGTGCCCGAGCACCTCTACGGCCCGGCGGGTGACCCGACGAAGTTCATCGACAAGAACCCGGCCGGCACCGGCCCGATGAAGGTCAAGACCTACAACGGCCGCCGCCTCGTCCTCGAGCGTCGCGCCGACTACTGGCAGGCCGACAAGATCCACGTCAAGCAGCTCGTCCTCGAGGGGCAGTACGACGCCTCGCAGGCCTCGCTGAAGCTGCGCAGCGGCCAGCTCGACGCCTACTGGGGCGAGATCCCCAACCCGCAGCGCGCGTTCGTCGCCGCCGACCCCAAGCACAACCACTTCTACTACGCGCCGAACGGCACCACGGTGCTCACGCAGAACCTCAAGCAGAAGCCGTTCTCCGACGTGAAGTTCCGTGCGGCGATGGCCCCGGCGCTCAACCGCCAGGAGATGTCCGACAAGGCGACCTACGGGATCATGAAGCCCGCGAGCCAGACCGGCCTGAAGCTCCCCGTCATGGACAAGCTGCTGCCCGACGCCTACAAGGGCAAGGACACGGTCACGCCGTACGACCCGGCCCAGGCCAACCAGCTGCTCGACGCCGCGGGCTACAAGAAGGGCCCCGACGGCAAGCGCACCAACCCCGACGGCTCGCCGATCAACCTGACCTTCAGCGTCCAGGCCGGCTTCATCGACTACCAGGCCATGGCCGACGTGATCGCCCGTGACTACAACGCGGTCGGCATCCCGACCAAGGTCGTCGCCTCCGCGCCGGACTCGGTCGACGCGCAGAAGAAGTCGGGCGACTTCCAGATGATGTTCGAGTACCTCAACGGCGGCTGCACCATCGCCACGAACCTCGGCTCAAAGCTGGCCACCAACCAGATCCCGAAGCCGGACACGATCCTGCCCAACGTGCAGCGCTGGTCCGACCCGGCCACGGACAAGCTGGTCGCCGAGCTGGGTGCCACCACGGACCCGGCCCAGGAGAAGGCCTACGTCGCTCAGCTCGTCGACACGATGATGACAAAGCTCCCGGTGACCTCGCTGCTCTACGCGCCCACCCGGATCCTCTACCGCACCGACAAGGCGGTCGGCTGGCCGAGCGAGCAGGACCCCTACGCGCACCCGACCGACAACCGGCTGCTGATCCTGACCCACCTGCGCCCGGCGCAGGGCTGACGGTCCGCGGCGCGGCCAGGAAGGAGAGGACACCATGCGCTACTTCGCCAGACGGATCGGCTTCTTCCTGGCCACGCTGTGGGCGGCCGTCACCCTGAACTTCGTCATCCCCCGGCTCCAGCCGGGGGACCCGGCGGAGGTCATGGTGCGCAAGCTCGCCGGCAAGGACGCCCAGCTCGACCCCGCCGCCGTCAGGGCCATGCGGGCGATGCTGGGCGCCCCGGACGGCAACCTGTTCCAGCAGTACGTCGACTACCTCAAGGCGCTCTCGCACGGGAAGTTCGGCATCTCCTACACGTACTTCCCCTACCCCGTCACCGAGGTGATCGGGAAGGCGCTGCCGTGGACGCTCGTCCTGGTCGGCGTGACCCAGGTCCTCGCCTTCGTCATCGGCGTGACCCTTGGCGCCTACGCCGCCTGGCGGCGCAACACCCGCTTCGACAGCCTGGTCACCCTCGGCTCGACGTTCGTCGGCACGCTGCCCGGCTTCTGGATCGCGCTGCTGCTGCTCTTCGCCTTCGGCTACACCCTGGGCTGGTTCCCGACCTCCGGCGGCTACGAGGACTCGATGCCGGGGTGGAACCTCGGCTTCGTCGGCGACGCGGCGCTGCACTCGCTGCTGCCGGCCGCCTCGCTGCTCGTCACCGCGCCGATCGGCTGGATCCTCGGCATGCGCAACACCATGGTGATGAACCTCGGGGAGGACTACATCCGGCTGGCCCGCGCCAAGGGCCTGCCCGACCGGGTGGTGGCCCTGAGGTATGCCGCCCGCAACGCGCTGCTGCCCAGCGTCACCGGCTTCGCCATCGCCCTCGGCGGCGTGCTCGGCGGCTCGATCCTGGTGGAGACGATCTTCGACTACCCCGGGATGGGCCGGCTCATGGGCGAGGCGGTCAGCAACCGGGACTTCCCGCTGCTGCAGGCGCTGCTGCTGTTCATCATCGTCGGTGTCCTCGTGGCCAACCTGGTCGCCGACCTGCTCTACGGCGTGCTCGACCCGCGCGCCAGGAAGGCGGGCCAGTGAGCACCGGAGTCGTCCAGCCCATCGACCGGGCCGACCTGCCGGTCGAGGCCCCACTCGAGGAGGCCCCGACCACGCCACCACGCTGGTACGCGCTGGTCTGGGGCAACCGCAAGGCCCGGGTCGGCATCGTGCTGCTGGGGTTCTTCGTCCTGGTCGCCGTGCTGGCCCCGGTGATCGCGCCCTACGACGGTGCCCGCACCGACTTCGAGGCGCTGCTGCCCCCGTCGGCGGCGCACCCGCTGGGCACCACGACCCAGGGCGGCGACATCTTCTCCCAGCTCGTCTACGGCAGCCGGACCTCGCTGCTCGTCGGGCTCTTCGGCGGCCTGTTCGCCACCGCGATCGCGCTCGTGGTGGGCCTGGTGTCCGGATACAAGGAGGGAACGGTCGTGGACGACCTGCTCTCCTTCGTCACCAACGTGGCGCTGGTCGTCCCGGTGCTGCCGCTGATGATCGTGCTGGTCGCCTACTCCGACGTGCGCGGCCTGCCGCTGCTGGTGTTCGTCATCGGCATCACCTCCTGGGCCGGGCACGCCCGGGCCAAGCGCTCGCAGATCATCACGCTGCGCAACCGCGACTTCGTCACCGCGGCGAAGTTCTCCGGGGAGAGCACGTTCCGGATCGTCTTCCGGGAGATCATGCCGAGCATGACCTCCCTCGTGGCGGCCGGCTTCGTCGGCGCCGCGACCGGCGCCATCGGGGCCGAGGCGGGGCTGTCCTTCCTCGGCCTGGGCGACCCGTCCTCGATCTCCTGGGGAACGATGCTCTACCAGGCCAACGCCCAAGGCGCCGTCGCGCAGGGCCTGTGGATCTGGGTGCTCGTACCGGGCCTGACCCTGGCGCTGCTGATCACCTCGTTGACGTTCATCAACTTCGGCGTCGACCTCCTGAGCAACCCCCACCTGAGGGAGGAGTGACCATGGCACTGCTCGAGGTGCGTGACCTGTCGGTCCGCTACGAGCCCAGGCTGCACCGCCCTCTCACCGCGGTCGACCGGGTCAGCTTCGACGTCGGTGAGGGCGAGTTCGTCGGCCTCATCGGGGAGTCGGGCAGCGGCAAGTCCACCCTGGGCACCGCCCTGCTGCGGCTGACCGAGCGGCCCGGCCGGATCAGCGGCGGCAGCATCCGCTTCGACGGCAAGGACATCACCGACCTGCCCGAGGACGAGCTGCGCGCCCACCGCTGGCGCGACATCGCCACGGTCTTCCAAAGCAGCATGAACTCGCTCAACCCGGTGGTGCGCATCGAGGGGCAGTTCCGCGACGCGATCGAGGCGCACACCGACCTGCGCGGCGCCGCGGTGACGAAGCGGGTGCGCGAGCTCTTCGAGATGGTCATGATCGACCAGCGCTTCATCAGCGCCCACCCGCACGAGCTGTCCGGCGGCATGAAGCAGCGGGTCAACCTGGCCCTGGCGCTGGCCAACCGCCCCCGCTTCGTCCTGCTTGACGAGCCGACCACCGGCCTGGACGTCGTGGTGCAGCGCTCGATCCTCGACAACATCCGCCGGCTCCAGCAGGAGCAGCAGTTCGCGGTGCTGTTCATCAGCCACGACATCGGCACCGTCGTCGACCTGTCCGACCGGATCCTGGTGATGTATGCCGGGCGCCTGGTCGAGTCGCACGCCGCCCAGGGGCTGCTGCGCGACCCGCTGCACCCCTACTCCAAGGGCCTGCTCGGCTCCTACGCCGACCCGCGCGAGGAGACCATCCGGATCACCTACGTGCCGGGGCGCCCGCCGGACCTGACCCAGGTGCAGCACGGCTGCTCCTTCGCACCGCGCTGCCCCGAGCGGATCGCGCTGTGCGGCGAGCAGGCGCCCGAGCTGGAGCCGATCGACGGCGGCCTGGCCGCCTGCCACGTCGCCCGGCTGCAGCGCACCGGCAACCCCGACGGGCTCGAGCTGCCGCCGCGCACGGTCGGGTTCGCCGGGCCGGAGTTCGTCAAGACGCAGGAGGAGACTGCGCGCGTCCTGGACCGCGAGCCGTTCCTGCGGGTCGAGGGCGTCAGCCGCGTCTTCGAGCGGCGCCACGGGCTGCGGCGCACCCGGGTCGAGGCGGTCACCGACGTCTCCTTCGGGCTGCGCCCGGGGGAGGTGACCGCCCTGGTCGGCCAGAGCGGCAGCGGCAAGACGACCCTGGCCCGGCTGGTCACCGCGGTCGAGCGCCCCACGTCCGGCCGGATCCGCTTCCAGCCCGAGGACGGAGCCGAGGTCGCGGTGGAGTCCTTGCGGGGCAAGGGTCTTCGCGACTACCGCCGCCAGGTGCAGATGGTCTTCCAGGACCCCTACTCCTCGCTCAACCCGACCAAGACGCTCGAGTACGCCCTGACCCGGCCGCTGCGCAACTTCCGTGGCATGACTGCGGCGCAGGCGCGTGAGGAGGCCGGCCGGCTGCTGGAGCGGGTCGCGCTGACCCCGTCGAGCCGGTTCCTCGGGCGCTACCCCTACGAGCTGTCCGGCGGCCAGCGCCAGCGCGTGGTCATCGCCCGCGCCCTGGCGGCGCAGCCCCGGCTGATCGTCGCCGACGAGCCGGTGTCCAGCCTGGACGTGTCGATCCGCGCCGAGGTGCTGGAGCTGTTGCAGTCCCTCGTGCACGACTCCGGGGTGGGCGTCCTCTACATCACCCACGACCTGCTCAGCGCCCGGATGATCGCCGACGAGGTGCTCGTGCTCAACGGCGGACGCGTGGTGGAGCAGGGCCCCGCCCTGCAGGTCATCCGCGACCCCGCCGACGACTACACCCGCACCCTGCTCGCCGCCGTGCCCAACCCGTTCGCCGACACCCTGGTGCCATGACCCTTGACGACCATGCTGGACTGCCCGCGAAGGGGGAGGCACAGTGGCCTCGCTTCGCAGGAGGAGAAGGCATGGCGTACAGGGACGGCGAGCCGGTCACGATCTACACGGTGGCCGAGCGGGCCGGGGTGTCCATCGCCACCGTGTCGCGCGTGCTGCAGGGCTCCCGGCCGGCGTCGGCCGAGACCCGCAGCAAGGTGCTGCGGGCAGCGGCCGAGCTCGACTACGTGCCGCTGCGGGCCGGCCGGGCCCTGCCGGCCAACCGGCACGAGGCCCACGGCCTGGTGCTGCCCGAGCTGAGCGGTCCCTACTACTCCGCGGTGCTCATGGGCTACGAGTCCGCCGCCGCGCACTACGGCCAGAGCGTTGTCGTGGTCGTCACGGCCAACCGCAGCGACATGCGCCGCACCGTCCGTGACCTCACCGCCCGCGTCGACGGCCTGGTCATCGCCCAGTCGACCCTGCCCGACGCGGCGGTCGCGACGATCCGCCGCAAGATCCCCACGGTGCTCCTGGCCCGTGAGCCGGTCCGCGGCTGCCCGACGGTCACCGCCGAGAACGTCCACGCCGCAACGGAGCTCGCGCGTCACCTGCTCGACCACGGCCGGCAACGGCTGGTGTTCGTCGGCGACCCGCACGGCTCCCCGGACGTCCGGCGCCGCTACGCGGGGTTCCGCGCTGCCCTGGAGGAGCGCGGGATGACCGAGGCCGCGCCCCCCATCCCGGCGATCCTCGACGAGCGGTATGCCGCGGACGTCGCCGCCGAGCTGCGCCGGCTGGGGTCCCGCGTGGACGCGGCCGTCTGCGCCAACGACGAGCTGGCCCTGGGCCTGATGGTGATGCTCAACGCCCAGGGGGTGCGGGTGCCGCACGACCTGGCGCTCACCGGCTGGGACGACATCATGACCGCCCGCTACATGGGGCTGAGCACGGTGCGCCAGCCGATGCACGAGCTCGGCCGGCTCGCCGCCACCCACCTGCACCGCCTCGTCAACGACCCCGCGCTGGCCGACCGGCCCGACCCCGAACCGCTGCCCAGCCGGGTCGTGCTGCGTGGCTCCTGCGGCTGCCACTGGGACCGCACCACCGCGGTCCGTGGCAAGGACAGTCCCCCCTGACCCCCACGACGCACCCGGAGGATTCGTGACCGACGCCCGCGACGACGCCCAGGACGCGACCCTGAGGCGGTGGGCGGCCGACACCTGGCAGTCGCTGGTCGCCATGACCGACGAGGGCACGGGGCTGCCGGCCGACCGCATCGCCGGCGACCTCGACCCCGCCTCGCGCAGCCTCAACACCTCGCCGACGAACATCGGCGGCTACCTGTGGAGCACGGTCGCGGCCCGCGAGCTCGGCATCGTCGGGGCCGACGAGTGCCGTGACCGGCTCCGCCGCGCGGTCGACTCCCTCACGACGGTCCGCCGGCACGAGCCCAGCGGCATGTTCTACAACTGGTACGCCATCACGACCGGCGAGGTGATGCGCGCCTTTCCCGGCGGCGACGTCATCCACCCGTTCCTGTCCAGCGTGGACAACGGCTGGCTGGCCGCCGGGCTCCTCGTCGCCGCGAACGCCGAGCGTGCGGTCGCCGACACCGCCGGCGCGCTCGCGCGGTCGATGGACTTCGGCTCCTTCCACGACCCGGAGGCCCAGGCACACGGCATACCGGGTGGGCTGCTGCGCGGCGGCTTCTGGGACGAGCGCCCGGGCGATGCCAGGCACGTCGTGGGCAACCACCACGGCCGCGGCCCCGACGTCTTCTACACCCCGCACTGGTACGGCCCGCTGATGTCCGAGCCGCGGATCGCCAGCTATGTCGGCATCGTGCACGGGCAGGTGCCGCCGGAGCACTACGCCGCGATGCACCGGCGCACGCGTGAGCACCGGGGCGTGCGCGTCGTCGCCACCTGGGGCGGGTCGATGTTCGAGGAGCTCATGCCCGACCTGCTCGTGCCCGAGGACGTCTGGGCGCCGGGCTCGTTCGGGGCCAACCACCGGCTCACCGTGCGCACCCAGCGCGAGTTCGGGATGGACGAGACCGGCTACGGGGCGTGGGGCTTCTCGCCGGCGAGCCTCCCCGGCGGCGGCTACAGCGAGTGGGGGGTCGAGCCGATCGGGCTGACGTTCGGTGGCTACCCCTCGGACATGGAGCGCACCCTGGCGGAGGCCGGGACCTGGGGCGACGGCGTCGTCACCCCGCACGCCTCGTTCCTCGCGCTGCGCTACGAGCCCGAGGCGGTGGTGGCCAACCTGCGCCACCTCGAGGAGGACCTCGGCGCCTACGGCCCCGGCGGCTTCCTCGACGCGGTCGCGGTGCACTCCGGCCGGCTCGCCGACTGCTACCTCTCGCTGGACCAGTCGATGGTCATGGCCGCCCTCGGCAACGCCCTCGGGGACGACGTCGTGCGCCGCGGCTTCGCCACCGCCGAGGTCGAGGCGTCCCTGCGCCCGCTGCTGGCCGCGGAGGAGTTCGACATCTCGCCGGCGGCATGACCCACCGGCACGAAACCCGGTTGAGTGTCGCCGGCCGCGGCGGTTGGCTGGCCCCATGACCGAGATCGTCGACGTCGACCCGCTGGACCCGTTG is a genomic window containing:
- a CDS encoding ABC transporter substrate-binding protein, with the translated sequence MLRRTTIAVVAAACAAAGLSACSGKVGGSAGGSGSDGMIASLTFPADAPTTIGGLVNYNPFAPTPLTSTWLYEPLMVRNGLSCDVTPWLATAYKWDGATKLTFTIRDGVKFSDGKPLTAQDVAFTYNLGKKYPAVDKAGLWNDTFGAPAKSVTAQGNQVVMEFTGPAAAKFDDIIKAPIVPEHLYGPAGDPTKFIDKNPAGTGPMKVKTYNGRRLVLERRADYWQADKIHVKQLVLEGQYDASQASLKLRSGQLDAYWGEIPNPQRAFVAADPKHNHFYYAPNGTTVLTQNLKQKPFSDVKFRAAMAPALNRQEMSDKATYGIMKPASQTGLKLPVMDKLLPDAYKGKDTVTPYDPAQANQLLDAAGYKKGPDGKRTNPDGSPINLTFSVQAGFIDYQAMADVIARDYNAVGIPTKVVASAPDSVDAQKKSGDFQMMFEYLNGGCTIATNLGSKLATNQIPKPDTILPNVQRWSDPATDKLVAELGATTDPAQEKAYVAQLVDTMMTKLPVTSLLYAPTRILYRTDKAVGWPSEQDPYAHPTDNRLLILTHLRPAQG
- a CDS encoding ABC transporter permease; the protein is MRYFARRIGFFLATLWAAVTLNFVIPRLQPGDPAEVMVRKLAGKDAQLDPAAVRAMRAMLGAPDGNLFQQYVDYLKALSHGKFGISYTYFPYPVTEVIGKALPWTLVLVGVTQVLAFVIGVTLGAYAAWRRNTRFDSLVTLGSTFVGTLPGFWIALLLLFAFGYTLGWFPTSGGYEDSMPGWNLGFVGDAALHSLLPAASLLVTAPIGWILGMRNTMVMNLGEDYIRLARAKGLPDRVVALRYAARNALLPSVTGFAIALGGVLGGSILVETIFDYPGMGRLMGEAVSNRDFPLLQALLLFIIVGVLVANLVADLLYGVLDPRARKAGQ
- a CDS encoding ABC transporter permease, whose translation is MSTGVVQPIDRADLPVEAPLEEAPTTPPRWYALVWGNRKARVGIVLLGFFVLVAVLAPVIAPYDGARTDFEALLPPSAAHPLGTTTQGGDIFSQLVYGSRTSLLVGLFGGLFATAIALVVGLVSGYKEGTVVDDLLSFVTNVALVVPVLPLMIVLVAYSDVRGLPLLVFVIGITSWAGHARAKRSQIITLRNRDFVTAAKFSGESTFRIVFREIMPSMTSLVAAGFVGAATGAIGAEAGLSFLGLGDPSSISWGTMLYQANAQGAVAQGLWIWVLVPGLTLALLITSLTFINFGVDLLSNPHLREE
- a CDS encoding ABC transporter ATP-binding protein; the protein is MALLEVRDLSVRYEPRLHRPLTAVDRVSFDVGEGEFVGLIGESGSGKSTLGTALLRLTERPGRISGGSIRFDGKDITDLPEDELRAHRWRDIATVFQSSMNSLNPVVRIEGQFRDAIEAHTDLRGAAVTKRVRELFEMVMIDQRFISAHPHELSGGMKQRVNLALALANRPRFVLLDEPTTGLDVVVQRSILDNIRRLQQEQQFAVLFISHDIGTVVDLSDRILVMYAGRLVESHAAQGLLRDPLHPYSKGLLGSYADPREETIRITYVPGRPPDLTQVQHGCSFAPRCPERIALCGEQAPELEPIDGGLAACHVARLQRTGNPDGLELPPRTVGFAGPEFVKTQEETARVLDREPFLRVEGVSRVFERRHGLRRTRVEAVTDVSFGLRPGEVTALVGQSGSGKTTLARLVTAVERPTSGRIRFQPEDGAEVAVESLRGKGLRDYRRQVQMVFQDPYSSLNPTKTLEYALTRPLRNFRGMTAAQAREEAGRLLERVALTPSSRFLGRYPYELSGGQRQRVVIARALAAQPRLIVADEPVSSLDVSIRAEVLELLQSLVHDSGVGVLYITHDLLSARMIADEVLVLNGGRVVEQGPALQVIRDPADDYTRTLLAAVPNPFADTLVP
- a CDS encoding LacI family DNA-binding transcriptional regulator, with the protein product MAYRDGEPVTIYTVAERAGVSIATVSRVLQGSRPASAETRSKVLRAAAELDYVPLRAGRALPANRHEAHGLVLPELSGPYYSAVLMGYESAAAHYGQSVVVVVTANRSDMRRTVRDLTARVDGLVIAQSTLPDAAVATIRRKIPTVLLAREPVRGCPTVTAENVHAATELARHLLDHGRQRLVFVGDPHGSPDVRRRYAGFRAALEERGMTEAAPPIPAILDERYAADVAAELRRLGSRVDAAVCANDELALGLMVMLNAQGVRVPHDLALTGWDDIMTARYMGLSTVRQPMHELGRLAATHLHRLVNDPALADRPDPEPLPSRVVLRGSCGCHWDRTTAVRGKDSPP
- a CDS encoding glucoamylase family protein produces the protein MTDARDDAQDATLRRWAADTWQSLVAMTDEGTGLPADRIAGDLDPASRSLNTSPTNIGGYLWSTVAARELGIVGADECRDRLRRAVDSLTTVRRHEPSGMFYNWYAITTGEVMRAFPGGDVIHPFLSSVDNGWLAAGLLVAANAERAVADTAGALARSMDFGSFHDPEAQAHGIPGGLLRGGFWDERPGDARHVVGNHHGRGPDVFYTPHWYGPLMSEPRIASYVGIVHGQVPPEHYAAMHRRTREHRGVRVVATWGGSMFEELMPDLLVPEDVWAPGSFGANHRLTVRTQREFGMDETGYGAWGFSPASLPGGGYSEWGVEPIGLTFGGYPSDMERTLAEAGTWGDGVVTPHASFLALRYEPEAVVANLRHLEEDLGAYGPGGFLDAVAVHSGRLADCYLSLDQSMVMAALGNALGDDVVRRGFATAEVEASLRPLLAAEEFDISPAA